From the genome of Aerococcus sanguinicola:
AAGGTCCCTCACCTAGCGAGCTTCAAAGGGCTAGTAACGGCTAGCGCCGACTATCCCTAATTCACATCGCTTGCTATTTCATGGCTAACGATCAAATTCAAAGCTCCACTACTGCTCACAAGTGCACAGTATAGGAATAAATAGAAAAAATTATACTTTAATTACTAGCACCAACATTAAATGGCAAAGAATCCTTTATTAAGCATATATACTTGAAATTATACCATAACTTGATGAGAAGCTTGTTAGTTTTCGGGATTTTATTCGCTTGAGCAGAAATGGTCTTGCTGGTTGGCGTGCCTGAACTTGGATCTGGCGACTGTTTGCTAGGATGTGGCTGGTCAATGGCCCTATGAGTCGAGATAGCGACATATCTAAAGCCTTCTGTCGTTTGCGGAACGAGTTACCGACATATCTAATATCTTCTGTCGCTTGCGACCCGGGATAACGACATATCTCGAACGTTTTGTCGCTTGCGACACGAGTTACCGACATATTCCAAACCTTTTGGCGCTTGCGGAACGAGTTACCGACAAAAGATCCAGTAATGTGTCCGTTATGGCACCAGGATTGCCGTATCTTGGAGAAACTGCATCTTCTCCTACGACAATGCAGTTTCTCGACGACTTACTGCATCTTCCCTCACGTTAATGCAGTTTCTCGGCTCTTTACTGCATCTTCTCGCACGACAATGCAGTTTCTAACCAAAAAAACAGTACCCCTCTAGCCCCAGAAGCACTAGCGACCTAGGATAAAAGACAAGGCGGCCCCAGCCGTCTTGTCCTTCTAAAATCTTAGGATCACTCTCAAGACGGAACGGATGCTCACCAGCACAATCCCCAAATAAAAAGCAGGAAGTGGAGCTCATCCCTCCACTTCCTACCGGTTCTTGCTTAATTTTCTGCTTTTTTCTTGCGCTTGTTGTAGCGGGCGCGTTCGCTCTTGTTGAGGATGCGTTTGCGGACACGGACGGTTTCTGGGGTAACTTCGCAGAGTTCGTCGTCATCCATGAATTCCAGCGATTGTTCCAGGTTCAGGACGCGAGGTTCCTTGATAGTCGCAGTTTGGTCCTTGGTTGCAGACCGCACGTTGGTCAGGTTCTTGGCCCGGACGATGTTGACGTCGATGTCTTCTTCCCGAGCATTTTCGCCGACAACCATGCCTTCATAAACTTCAGTCCCTGGGTGGACGAAAATAGTCCCGCGGTCTTCCACGTTCATGATGCCATAAGTGGTAGCCTTGCCGGTTTCCGTAGAGACCAGAGAGCCATTGCGGCGGCCGCCGATTTCAGCATTAATCAGAGGTTGATAAGAATCGAAGCTGTGGTTCATGATCCCGTAACCGTGTGTCATGGTCACGAATTGGGTGCCGTAGCCGATCATCCCACGGGCAGGCACTAAATAGTTCAAGCGCACCGTCCCGCGACCTTCATTCACCATATCCAACATTTGCCCCTTACGTTGGTTCAAGGAATCAATCACGCTCCCTTGGTATTCTTCAGGCGTATCGATTTGTACCGATTCAAAAGGCTCTTGCTTGATCCCGTCGATCTCACGGATAATTACTTCCGGCCGTGACACTTGGAGTTCGAAACCTTCCCGGCGCATGTTTTCAATCAAGATGGACAGGTGGAGTTCCCCCCGGCCGGAAACGATCCATTGGTCAGGCTCAGGCGTATCTTCTACGCGCAGAGACACATCGGTATGGAGCTCATACTTCAAGCGTTCTTCGATCTGACGGGCGGTCACAAATTTCCCTTCCCGGCCCGCAAAAGGTGAGTTATTGGTCATGAAGGTCATTTGCAGGGTTGGTTCATCGATCCGCAGTGGAGGGAAAGCTTCCTGTACCTCTGTATCCGTTACGGTTTCACCCACATAGATATCTTCCATCCCGGATACCGCAATCAAGTCGCCCGCTTCGGCATGGTCGATCTCTACCCGGTCCAAGCCAAGGAAGCCTAACAATTTCGTCACACGGAAGTTCTTCTTGGTCCCGTCCAACTTGTTCAAGGTCACTTGGTCGCCCACACTGATAGACCCGCGGAAGATCCGGCCAATCCCGATCCGGCCTACATAGTCGTTATAGTCCAGCATGCAGACTTGGAATTGCAGCGGTTCATCCTTGTTGTCTTCAGGGGCTGGCACGTTTTCGATGATGGCGTCAAAGATTGGGGCCATCGTTTTTTCTTGCTTAGCAGGGTCAGCTGAATAGCTGGAAGTCCCGTTCATCGCTGACGCGTAAACTACTGGGAACTCGATTTGGTCTTCGTCCGCACCAAGCTCGATGAAGAGGTCGAGAACTTCATCCACCACTTCCATAGGGCGAGCAGCAGGCTTGTCGATCTTATTCACCACCACAATTGGCGTCTTCCCAGCTTCGAAGGCTTTTTGGAGGACAAAACGAGTCTGTGGCATGGTCCCTTCATAGGCATCCACAACCAGAACAACCCCGTCAACCATGGTCATGATCCGTTCCACTTCACCCCCGAAGTCCGCGTGCCCTGGGGTGTCCATGATATTCACTCGGGTGCCCTTGTAGTTAACCGCTGTGTTCTTAGAGAGGATAGTAATCCCACGTTCCCGTTCCAGGTCGTTGGAATCCATGGCCCGTTCATCTAAGTGAGCCCGCTCATCTAAGGTATCTGAATTTTCAAGTAGCTGGTTAACCAGGGTCGTTTTCCCGTGGTCAACGTGGGCTATAATGGCGACATTCCGAATATCTTCGCGTTTTGTCATTGATGTCTTAACTCCTTTTTCTATTTGCTTCTATTATTATCTGGTCAAAAATTGCTTCTCTACTTTTAGCGTTAGTGATTAATGATCAAGAACAGTTTTTATATCATCTACTTTTGAGCAGTAGTGGAGCGTTGAAATTGGTCGTTAGCCATGAAAAGCAAGCGATGTGAATTAGGGATAGTAGGCGCTAGCCGTACTAGCCCTTTGAAGCTCGCTAGGTGAGGGACCTTGGCCCGAACCGGTGCCATGGCTTTTTAACGACCAAATTCAAAAGCGTAACGAAGGCTCACTAGCACAATCACCAGCACTATCACAAGATCATAAAGCTCCAAAAAATCTGCTTTATCATTTTATCACTATTACCAGGCCTTGCCTAGGAATTATTAGGGATTTTTACATTTTATCCCAGGCGGCTTCAACGGCCAGGTACTTGACAAATTGTTGGTAGGCCGAGGGATAACCGATCACGCCCGAACCCTTGTGGAGGAGGTCCAAGCGGCTGCCGTCGAACTGGCTGAAACTGAGCCCTGCCTCACGGGCAATAACAGCACCGGCGGCCACATCCCAGGGAGCTAACTTAGGTGAGAAGTAGAGTAAAAGATCCCCGCGCAGCACATAGAGAACCTGCAAACCGGCCGAGCCGTAGATCCTAAAGCCTAGCGCCTGGTCAATGAAGTCCTGGATGCGGTGGGTATTGTGGAGGGCGTAGCTGCCGTTCCCCGCAATCAGACCCTCGCGCAGGGGCTTGTCGTCAAAAGGCTTCTCGAAAGGCTGGCCATTCCAGGTCACCCCCTGGCCCTGCCAGGCAGACACATAGTCATCCGCCATCACATCGTAGATCACGCCAAACTGGCCTTCCCCATCCACATAGCGCCCCAGCATAATGGCGAAGTGGCGGCCCTGGCCGTAGAAATTCGCGGTTCCGTCGATAGGGTCAATAATCCACACGGTCCCTTCCAGGCTATCCGACTGCTGGCCCTCCCCCTCTTCGCCAATAATCCGATCATCCGGGAAGTGGGTCTGGATCTGCTCGCGCAAGTAGCGCTCCGTCTCCTGGTCCAGATTGGTCACAATATCCTGGTGGCTGGACTTCTCATTCACTGTCAGCGGCTGGTCCATCGCTTGGCGGATATGGTCAGCCGCCGCCATCACCCAGCCGTGGACTAAGTCTTCAATTGCTTGTCTTTCCATTTAACTTCCTCCTTAAGGCATGGTCACGCGGCCGGCCTCCGTCGCCTTGGCCTTCTGCATGGTCCGATACACATTATAAGACGACACCTTCTCAAAGGCATTGCCCAACTGCTTCTCCTCCATCTTCGACGGCACCACTTCCTTAAAAGTCCGGTAAGCCGCCATCAAATCCGCACGGTCCACCCCGCCCTCATAGGCAAGCTCCACCGCATGGAAAAACTCCACCACCATCGTCATCTCCTCCGTCGACCAAGACATATCCAGTGGGTAAGCATAACCCATCCAAATCTCCCCCTTCAGCACACTATTTGCCTCTATTATAGCAGAAAACAGACCACTATGGCAGAAAGCGGCTTAGCCTGGGAGAAAGACAGTTTGAAAGTTGGCCAGGGAGAAAAATATAGTAGGCGACAGCCGTACTAGGCCAACGCATTCTCACCATAATACTATCCTTCTCCTATAGCAGATCCCTTAAAGTCAATAGCGCACCATTAAGCAAGAAGACTCTACTTCCATTTCAAACCAAAAACTCGCTCTTTATTTAATAGTACAGGTTAATTATTAATATATTCAGTTCATGTCGTTAGCAGGAGTGGAGCTTGAGTTTGATCGTTAGCCATGAAAAGAAAGCAATGTGAATTAGGGATAGTAGGCGCTAGCCGTACTAGCCCTTTGAAGCTTGCTAGGTGAGAGACCTTGGCTCTCACCGGTTCCACGGCTCTTTAACGATCAAACTCAAGACGGAACGCATGCTCACCATGCAATCCTTCTCCTATAGCAGATCCCTTAAAGTTAATAGCGAACCATTAAGCAAGAAGACTCTACTTTCATTTCAAACCAAAAACTTGCTCTTTATTTAATAGTACGGGTTAATTATTAATATATTCAGTTCATTTCATGAGCAGGAGTGGAGCGTTGAAGTTGGTCCTTAGCCATGAAAAGCAAGTAAAACGAATTACGGAGCGTAGACTTTAGCCGTACGCTCCGTTTGAGATTTTCTAGGCGAGAGACCTTGGCTCGAGCCGGTGCCATGGCTCTTCAAGGACCAAATTCAAAAGCGGAACGCATGCTCACTAGCACCATCTATATGAAAAATTATCCCAATCCCCATTAAAAAAGAGCCCAAGATCAGGCTCTTTTTTGTGTATAGAATCAATTTTTTGTTTGCTTAATGAGATTAAGCGTGGATAGCTTGGCCTAAAAGACCTTCTGCACAGTCCTTGATCGCCTCATTCAAGGTTGGGTGACCGTGAACCGTCAAGGCAATATCTTCAGCTGTCATGCCAGATTCAATGGCTAAGCCAATTTCAGCAGCAGCATCCGATGCGTTAGGTCCAACCACTTGGCCACCAACGATAATGTTGTTGTCCTTAGTAGCGACTAAGCGAACGAAACCGTCTGCGTTAGCCATAGATACGGCACGGCCGTTCCCACCGAATGGGAATTTGAAGGAGTGTACATCCAAGCCTTTTTCCTTAGCGTCAGCTTCGGTTAAGCCGTAGCTTGCCAATTCTGGATCAGTATAAGCAATTGAAGGCATTGACTTGTAGTCAACAATTGCATTTTCCCCAGCGATGGCTTCAGCAGCTACGATCCCTTCGTAAGAAGCCTTGTGGGCAAGGGCTAAGCCTGGCACGATATCACCGATGGCGTAGATGTTCTTCACGCTGGTCCGGCCTTGTTCGTCAACCTTGACTAAGCCGCGGTCGTCCATTTCAACGCCTGCTGCTTGAAGGCCGATTTCAGCCGTATTTGGACGGCGGCCAACAGATACGAGAACTTTAGAAACGGTAATTTCTTTTTCTTTGCCTTTTTCTTCGTATTTAACGGTTACAGAGTCGCCGTTGTCTGTAGCTTCTTTAGCCATCCCGTTGGTGATGACCTTCATACCTTTTTTCTTCATGTCTTTTTGAACAACTTTCACCATGTCTTTTTCAAAACCTGGTAAGAGTTGTGGAGACCCTTCAAGGATGGTGACTTCAGAACCGAGGTTAGCGTAGGCAGAACCTAATTCAGAACCTACCACGCCACCACCGATCACTAGAAGTTTTTCTGGAACTTCTTCAAAAGCTAAGGCCCCTGTTGAGTCCACAATGTTACCACCGAACTTGAAGCCTGGGATTTCGATTGGGGTTGACCCAGTAGCAACGATCAAGTTGTTGTAAGTGTACAATTGATGTTCGTCGCCCTCACCGGTAATAGTTAACTCTTTATCGTTGTTGATATAAGCTTCGCCCCATACCACATCGATCTTGTTCTTCTTGAAGAGGAAGCCAATCCCGTCAGTCATTTTCTTAACGACTTGGTTGTCTTTCCAATCTTGGGTCTTGGTAAAGTCTAAGTTTGTTCCTTCAGTTGTCACACCGAAAACTTCTGCGCCTTCTAAGGCAGAATGGTAAGCGTGACCTGCTTGGATCAAGGCTTTAGAAGGAATACAGCCAACGTTTAAGCAGACCCCACCGAGGAATTCACGTTCGATAACTGTAACCTTTTGGCCTTTTTGGGCAGCGCGGATTGCTGCCACATAGCCACCAGGGCCTGAACCGATAACGACTGTATCTAATTCAATTGCCATTGCTCCTACTACCATATTTTATCAACCTATCCTTCCATTAACAGCAATTCTGGTTCTGACAATAAGCGAGCGACTTCGTTCAAGCAACGTTGACCTACAGCCCCGTCGACAATACGGTGGTCGAAGGTTAAGGAAAGTTTCAAGACGCGGCCAACTGCTAATTCGCCTTCATCGTTGACAACAGGTTCTTGCTTGATGGCACCGAAACCTAAGATAGCAACTTCTGGGAAGTTAAGGATTGGAGTGAAGAATTCGCCACCAGCTGAACCGATGTTAGAAATTGTAATGGTACCGTCGCCCATTTCTTCGTTGGTTAATTCACCAGCGTGAGCTTTGGCAGCTTTTTCGTTGATTTCGTTAGCAATTTCAAACATTGATTTTTGGTTAGCGTTCTTGATATTTGGAACGAATAAACCATTGTCAGTATCTGTTGCAATCCCTACGTTATAGTATTTCTTAAGGATGTATTCGCGGTTTTCTTCGTCGATTGATGCGTTAAGCATTGGGTATTTCTTAACTGCAGCAACTAAGGCTTTCACCACATAAGGTAAGAAGGTTAACTTCACATCACGTTCTGCAGCGATGCCCTTGAATTTCTTACGATGATCCCAAAGTTTAGACACTTCAACGTCCATGAAGAGGGATACTTGAGGTGCAGTAAACTTAGAAGTGGTCATGGATTCAGAGATGATCCGACGCATTGGTGAGATCTTAACGCGTTCAACCAAGTCTTCGTTAGAAACAGTTGGCGCTGGAGCAGGTGATTTCTTAGCTGCTTTTTCTTCCTTAGCTGGAGCTGCTTCTTGGCTAGCTTCTTGGCTGCTTGCAGCTTGAGCGTTTGGATCGAAGTTGTCGATGTCATCACGGGTAATTTGGCCGTTCTTACCGGTGCCGTTTACTAAGCTGATGTCAACGCCTTTGTCGCGTGCATATTTACGAACAGAAGGCATGGCTTGGATGACACGGTTTGGATCAGCTGTAGCTGGTGCTGAAGCTGCGCCACCTGTTGCGTCATCATTACCTTCGTCAGCCTTAGCTTCTTGAGCAGGTTGTGAAGGCGTTGAGGTATCTTCTGCCCCATCATCTTCGCCATTGTGTTCTGGTGAGTCGATTTCAGCTAAAACATCCCCAACATTAGCGATGGTGCCTGCTTCAACTAAGATCTTCTTAACCGTACCAGCAACTGGTGAAGCTACTTCTTCAACAGACTTGTCGTTTTGGATTTCAACGAGGGAGTCTTCTTCAGTGATTTCGTCGCCTTCAGAAACTAACCAAGAAACGATTTCACCTTCTGCCATCCCTTCACCAACGTCTGGTAAGCGGAATTTGTAGTAGGAGCCGCCACCCTTGTTGGATGAAGCTGGGTCTTCAGCTTTTTCTTCTTGGGCTGGGGATTCTGGGGTTGAAGCTGGAGCAGCTTCTGCTTCGTTATCTTCTAAGCCTTCCCCTTCGAATGCGATCAATGGTTCGCCGACCATTGCCAAGTCGCCTTCTTCATAGTAAAGCTTGGTTACTTTCCCTGTAACAGGAGAAGTAATTTCTTCAACAGATTTATCATTTTGGATTTCTACGAGTGTATCTTCTTCTTGAACTTCGTCGCCGACTTTGACGTCCCATGCAACGATTTCGCCTTCTGCCATACCTTCGCCGACATCGGGCATATTAAAAATATAAGCCATAGTTTGAATTTCTTCCCTTCTATCTCTCAATACCTGTTCAAAAGCTGTCCTTATTTGATGATAAAGCTCAGAGCGGTTAAGTTCCCCTAACCGCTACCAAGCGTCCTTAAGCTATTAGAATTGAGTTGCTTTCTTCACTGCTTCTTGAATATCTTCGGCATTTGGTAACCAAACGTTTTCGGCTAAACCAAATGGGAAGACAGTATCTGCAGCAGATACGAATTGGATAGGTGCTTGTAAGCTCAAGATATTGCGTTGTGAAATTTCAGCAATCACTTGGTTACCCACGCCAGCTTGACGTTGGGCTTCTTGAACCATTACCACGCGGCCTGTCTTGTCAACAGAAGCCCCGATAGTTTCCATGTCAAGAGGTTGAACGGTACGTAAGTCGATAACTTCAGCTGAGATGCCGTCTTTTTCAAGGGCGTCAGCAGCCTTCAATGCTTCGCGTACCATGTAGCCGTAAGCGATGATAGTTACATCATTACCTTCACGGGCAACATTGGCCTTGTTCAATTCAATTTCGTATTGTTCTTCTGGGACTTCTTCACGGAATGACCGGTAAAGTTTCATGTGTTCTAAGAAGACAACTGGGTCATTGTCGCGGATAGAAGCAGTCAAGAGACCTTTTGCTTCGTATGGGCTTGATGGGATAACCACTTTCAAACCTGGAGATTGAGCCATTAAGCCTTCAAGGGAGTCCGCGTGCATTTCAGGCGTGTGAACGCCACCGCCGAATGGTGAACGAACGGTAATAGGCATATGGCGAGTCCCACCCATACGGTAGCGGGTACGTGCCATTTGGCCAGAGATTGAGTCCATCACTTCGAATACGAAACCGAAGAATTGGATTTCCATAACGGGACGGAAGCCTTGAAGAGCTAAACCAATGGCTAAACCACCAATACCTGATTCGGATAGAGGTGTATCGCTGACACGGTCTTCACCATACTTGTCGTATAAGCCTGTTGTGGCACGGAATACACCGCCGTTTTTACCTACATCTTCACCAAAGATTAAGACTTTTTCATCGCGTGCCATTTCTTGGTCTAACGCTTCTGTAACGGCTTCAACCATTGTTTTGTTGCGGTTGTTCTTTTTAGCCATGCTTATTCACTCTCCTTTGCTTCATATTGTTCGATTTGTTCTTTAATGTTTTGACCAGGGTTTTCGAACATATTCTTCAAGAAATCAGAAACTTTTTGTTGTGGGGCAGCCTCTGCCTTTTGAATTGCTTCTTTGATTTCATCTTTCACTTGGTCAACATATTCAGTTTCCATGTCTTCGTTCCATAGACCCTTGTCTTCCATGAACTTACGCATACGTAAGAGAGGTTCACGGCCGGTCCATAGTTCGATATCTTCATCGGTCCGGTAAAGTTTAGGGTTGTCACCTGATGTTGAGTGAGCGCCTAAACGGTTGGTGATGGTTTCAATCAAGACAGGACCATTACCAGCAGCGGCATATTCACGGGCTTGTTTAGCCACAGCGTAAACAGCTAAGGCGTCGTTACCGTCAACTTGTACCCCTGGGATACCTGCTGCAACAGCTTTTTGAGCTAAGGTCTTAGCAGCGGATTGTTTTTCGCGTGGGGTTGAGATAGCGAAGCCGTTGTTTTGGATGAAGAATACGATTGGTGCTTTGTAGCGGCTTGCATAGTTCCAGCCTTCATAAGAGTCACCTTGGGATGAACCACCGTCACCAGTGTAGACATAAGTCACATTGTCGGAACCATTTAATTTTTGGCCAACAGCATTACCCATGGCTTGGATTAATTGAGCACCGATAATGATTTGTGGTGGCATAGCGTGTAAGTCTTCAGGGTAGTCGTTCCCTTCAACGTGTCCACGTGACCAGAGGAAGCCCTTGTAGATAGGCAAGCCTTTAGCGATTAATTGAGGAACGTCACGATAGCCTGGGAATAACCAGTCACCTTCTTCAAAAGCGTAAGAGCTGGCCATTTGGGAAGCTTCTTGGCCATAGGTGGGTGCGTAGAAACCTAAACGTCCTTGCTTAGCCAAAGCCATTGAACGTTCGTGAAGCGTCCGAGAGAACACCATCCGTTTCATTAATTCAACTAATTCATCGTCTGATAAATCAGGCATAATCTCTTCATTAACGACTTTCCCTTCTTCGTCTAAGATACGAACCATTGGGAAAAGCTCGTCAATTGCTTCCAACTGCGCAGCATAATCTACTGGTTGTTTAGCCATTTATAATCATTCCTCTCTTATAATAAAAATTCTTTCAGTTTTAAATCAAGTGCATTCGATTCTGTATCAATCAAACGCAGCCCTCTGTTATAAAGTATCATTTTAGCGCATAAAAAGCAAGTCTTATAGCTTCAAGGCTCAAAAGTTCTTTTATAGTACAGAAAAATTAATGAAAAGGCTGTCTTTTCTATACTTTGAGCCTTTTTTCACAAAGTTTATTTCCAAGATAAGTCGATGATCTCAGGCCTTTAAATGCGGTTTTTGTTCTTATTTGTAAATTAAATCATCAATCTGTACTAATCATTTTGGGCAATCTGTTATAGTCTGATCTGGGGTAAGGGTCAAAACAGCCTATTTAAAGCGTTTACACGAGTATATCTTTTGAAAGCTTTTTCCTGAGCTGTTTTTTTCGCCTTAAATATTAAGCAAAAGCGCTAAACATTTGCCGGCTTTAACGGTATAATGAGGGGAAGACATTTACTAGACTAGAAAGGATGTTATACCAATATGATTACAATGGATGATATTATCCGGGACGGCCACCCCACCCTGCGCAAAACCGCTGAGAAAGTGACCTTCCCTCTGACTGACGAGGACCGCGCCTTCGCCCAAGACTTGATGGACTACCTGCACAACAGCCAAGATGAAGAAATCGCTGAAAAATACGGCCTCCGTGCAGGCGTCGGCTTGGCTGCTCCCCAAGTCAATGTCTCCAAGCAAATGACTGCCGTCCTCATCCCTGACCTGGAAGATCCAGACGGCAAGATTATAATGGAAGAAGTCGTCTGCAACCCGCGCATCCTCAGCCACTCCCTAGAAAAAGTGGCCCTACCGAGTGGCGAAGGCTGCCTGTCCGTCGACCAAGACGTCCCCGGCTATGTGCCCCGCTATGCGCGCATCACCCTCCGCTACCAAGACCTAGAAGGCAATGAGCACAAAAAACGCTTCAAAGGCTACCCCGCCATCGTCCTCCAACACGAAATCGACCACCTCAACGGCATCCTCTACTACGACCACATCAACCAAGACGCCCCCTTCTCCCTCGACCAGAACTCATTTGTATTAGGGGAAGAATTTTAAGAAAGGGTGTGAGAGGATGCGGGAGAAAGGGAGCTCTGGAGTAAAAGGACAGAGAAGGCTGAAGGCCTTCG
Proteins encoded in this window:
- the pdhA gene encoding pyruvate dehydrogenase (acetyl-transferring) E1 component subunit alpha codes for the protein MAKQPVDYAAQLEAIDELFPMVRILDEEGKVVNEEIMPDLSDDELVELMKRMVFSRTLHERSMALAKQGRLGFYAPTYGQEASQMASSYAFEEGDWLFPGYRDVPQLIAKGLPIYKGFLWSRGHVEGNDYPEDLHAMPPQIIIGAQLIQAMGNAVGQKLNGSDNVTYVYTGDGGSSQGDSYEGWNYASRYKAPIVFFIQNNGFAISTPREKQSAAKTLAQKAVAAGIPGVQVDGNDALAVYAVAKQAREYAAAGNGPVLIETITNRLGAHSTSGDNPKLYRTDEDIELWTGREPLLRMRKFMEDKGLWNEDMETEYVDQVKDEIKEAIQKAEAAPQQKVSDFLKNMFENPGQNIKEQIEQYEAKESE
- the def gene encoding peptide deformylase, whose translation is MITMDDIIRDGHPTLRKTAEKVTFPLTDEDRAFAQDLMDYLHNSQDEEIAEKYGLRAGVGLAAPQVNVSKQMTAVLIPDLEDPDGKIIMEEVVCNPRILSHSLEKVALPSGEGCLSVDQDVPGYVPRYARITLRYQDLEGNEHKKRFKGYPAIVLQHEIDHLNGILYYDHINQDAPFSLDQNSFVLGEEF
- the lpdA gene encoding dihydrolipoyl dehydrogenase, which gives rise to MVVGAMAIELDTVVIGSGPGGYVAAIRAAQKGQKVTVIEREFLGGVCLNVGCIPSKALIQAGHAYHSALEGAEVFGVTTEGTNLDFTKTQDWKDNQVVKKMTDGIGFLFKKNKIDVVWGEAYINNDKELTITGEGDEHQLYTYNNLIVATGSTPIEIPGFKFGGNIVDSTGALAFEEVPEKLLVIGGGVVGSELGSAYANLGSEVTILEGSPQLLPGFEKDMVKVVQKDMKKKGMKVITNGMAKEATDNGDSVTVKYEEKGKEKEITVSKVLVSVGRRPNTAEIGLQAAGVEMDDRGLVKVDEQGRTSVKNIYAIGDIVPGLALAHKASYEGIVAAEAIAGENAIVDYKSMPSIAYTDPELASYGLTEADAKEKGLDVHSFKFPFGGNGRAVSMANADGFVRLVATKDNNIIVGGQVVGPNASDAAAEIGLAIESGMTAEDIALTVHGHPTLNEAIKDCAEGLLGQAIHA
- a CDS encoding UPF0223 family protein, whose protein sequence is MGYAYPLDMSWSTEEMTMVVEFFHAVELAYEGGVDRADLMAAYRTFKEVVPSKMEEKQLGNAFEKVSSYNVYRTMQKAKATEAGRVTMP
- a CDS encoding 2-oxo acid dehydrogenase subunit E2, with product MAYIFNMPDVGEGMAEGEIVAWDVKVGDEVQEEDTLVEIQNDKSVEEITSPVTGKVTKLYYEEGDLAMVGEPLIAFEGEGLEDNEAEAAPASTPESPAQEEKAEDPASSNKGGGSYYKFRLPDVGEGMAEGEIVSWLVSEGDEITEEDSLVEIQNDKSVEEVASPVAGTVKKILVEAGTIANVGDVLAEIDSPEHNGEDDGAEDTSTPSQPAQEAKADEGNDDATGGAASAPATADPNRVIQAMPSVRKYARDKGVDISLVNGTGKNGQITRDDIDNFDPNAQAASSQEASQEAAPAKEEKAAKKSPAPAPTVSNEDLVERVKISPMRRIISESMTTSKFTAPQVSLFMDVEVSKLWDHRKKFKGIAAERDVKLTFLPYVVKALVAAVKKYPMLNASIDEENREYILKKYYNVGIATDTDNGLFVPNIKNANQKSMFEIANEINEKAAKAHAGELTNEEMGDGTITISNIGSAGGEFFTPILNFPEVAILGFGAIKQEPVVNDEGELAVGRVLKLSLTFDHRIVDGAVGQRCLNEVARLLSEPELLLMEG
- a CDS encoding alpha-ketoacid dehydrogenase subunit beta produces the protein MAKKNNRNKTMVEAVTEALDQEMARDEKVLIFGEDVGKNGGVFRATTGLYDKYGEDRVSDTPLSESGIGGLAIGLALQGFRPVMEIQFFGFVFEVMDSISGQMARTRYRMGGTRHMPITVRSPFGGGVHTPEMHADSLEGLMAQSPGLKVVIPSSPYEAKGLLTASIRDNDPVVFLEHMKLYRSFREEVPEEQYEIELNKANVAREGNDVTIIAYGYMVREALKAADALEKDGISAEVIDLRTVQPLDMETIGASVDKTGRVVMVQEAQRQAGVGNQVIAEISQRNILSLQAPIQFVSAADTVFPFGLAENVWLPNAEDIQEAVKKATQF
- a CDS encoding inositol monophosphatase family protein, which translates into the protein MERQAIEDLVHGWVMAAADHIRQAMDQPLTVNEKSSHQDIVTNLDQETERYLREQIQTHFPDDRIIGEEGEGQQSDSLEGTVWIIDPIDGTANFYGQGRHFAIMLGRYVDGEGQFGVIYDVMADDYVSAWQGQGVTWNGQPFEKPFDDKPLREGLIAGNGSYALHNTHRIQDFIDQALGFRIYGSAGLQVLYVLRGDLLLYFSPKLAPWDVAAGAVIAREAGLSFSQFDGSRLDLLHKGSGVIGYPSAYQQFVKYLAVEAAWDKM
- the typA gene encoding translational GTPase TypA, which encodes MTKREDIRNVAIIAHVDHGKTTLVNQLLENSDTLDERAHLDERAMDSNDLERERGITILSKNTAVNYKGTRVNIMDTPGHADFGGEVERIMTMVDGVVLVVDAYEGTMPQTRFVLQKAFEAGKTPIVVVNKIDKPAARPMEVVDEVLDLFIELGADEDQIEFPVVYASAMNGTSSYSADPAKQEKTMAPIFDAIIENVPAPEDNKDEPLQFQVCMLDYNDYVGRIGIGRIFRGSISVGDQVTLNKLDGTKKNFRVTKLLGFLGLDRVEIDHAEAGDLIAVSGMEDIYVGETVTDTEVQEAFPPLRIDEPTLQMTFMTNNSPFAGREGKFVTARQIEERLKYELHTDVSLRVEDTPEPDQWIVSGRGELHLSILIENMRREGFELQVSRPEVIIREIDGIKQEPFESVQIDTPEEYQGSVIDSLNQRKGQMLDMVNEGRGTVRLNYLVPARGMIGYGTQFVTMTHGYGIMNHSFDSYQPLINAEIGGRRNGSLVSTETGKATTYGIMNVEDRGTIFVHPGTEVYEGMVVGENAREEDIDVNIVRAKNLTNVRSATKDQTATIKEPRVLNLEQSLEFMDDDELCEVTPETVRVRKRILNKSERARYNKRKKKAEN